The stretch of DNA GTCTTTGACAAAAGTGAACTCCGAACGAAGTTCTGTAGAATACTTATTTAAAGCAAATCGATCAATTTTGGTATCTTTAGGTGCGTCCATCCAGTAACGAATTGACTTGTTTCTGATGAACTGTACCGTTTTAATCGCTTCATCAATCGCTCTGCACTGATGGGGCTTTGCTTTAACTTTGTATTCGAGAACTATCATTGATTCGACCTCTCAATGGGTTGTTTGCTTGCTACTATCAACCTTAACACAGTAAACTGATTTTGTCGATTAAAACAAGGAAACAACCAAAAATGAAGCTAAAGGCTATAGATTACAAGCATTACAACCATTCAGTCGGATTGGCTTGTGTTCATATCGTCTGGATTCCAAAAAGAAGAAAGCGTGTGCTAATTGGAGATGTAGCAACACGCTGTCGGGAGATATTTTATGAATTGGCAATTGAGAAAGAATGGGAAATTAAAGCATTAGAAATAGCTCCTGATCATATTCACTTGTTTATCTGCCATCAACCTGATTACGCCATTAGTCAGATTGTGCAAGCTTTTAAAGGGAGATCATCACGTTATTTAAGAAGAGA from Planktothrix serta PCC 8927 encodes:
- the tnpA gene encoding IS200/IS605 family transposase — protein: MKLKAIDYKHYNHSVGLACVHIVWIPKRRKRVLIGDVATRCREIFYELAIEKEWEIKALEIAPDHIHLFICHQPDYAISQIVQAFKGRSSRYLRREFPHLLKLPSLWTRSYFHTTAGSVSSKVIMEYINDPHHNTH